In a genomic window of Coriobacteriia bacterium:
- a CDS encoding potassium-transporting ATPase subunit F, with the protein MNPGDVIVGVIAVGVLLYLLWALINPERL; encoded by the coding sequence ATGAACCCCGGAGACGTCATCGTGGGTGTCATTGCCGTGGGCGTCTTGCTCTACCTGCTGTGGGCCCTCATCAATCCGGAACGTCTGTAA
- a CDS encoding 4Fe-4S binding protein, which yields MPRIIVDERYCKGCGLCVDVCPRHIIALDPEKMTDKGYRPAMLTDESQCTGCATCALMCPDVAITVER from the coding sequence ATGCCGAGAATCATCGTGGACGAGCGCTATTGCAAGGGATGCGGGCTGTGCGTGGACGTGTGTCCGCGCCACATCATCGCCCTGGATCCCGAGAAGATGACAGACAAGGGGTACCGCCCAGCCATGCTCACAGACGAGTCGCAATGCACCGGTTGCGCCACGTGCGCGCTGATGTGCCCCGACGTGGCGATCACGGTCGAAAGATAG
- a CDS encoding DUF4118 domain-containing protein, giving the protein MNLRRFATAGGGFPFATLLVALTTLALLPFRPLLTSSTVMLLYVPVIITIARLTGVKSSTFSAVFAFLLLDLVFVPPYYRLTVASLAEWLGLIVFFFVALISGQQTAQLRKREQLAVRRQEELALLNSLAFRIASEKGVGDIAEFIVTQVTDVLKARRTALYVEQPEDRSPQCLAQAGASDESEGERELVSWVMRTSKAIGMPSSHSVPYDLRLVSVGAAEAVPGVTARGIFLPLQTSASLEGVLFVEPATHGEPLPSDDARLLAAVANLAATSLERQRLEAEASHAEALQEADRLKSTLVSSVSHELKTPLAAATARITGLIDEEGSCDSARMHEELTAVAEDLGRLNDSIGDLLDLSRLESDAWQPRFEEYDVHDILGTVLSRLTTAQRDRMRFDLPDDVPTIHADFSQLARALSNVVENALEYSPQGSPVSVHSRLVGDCVEIVVDDLGPGVSDAEKTRVFEKFYRGKASASTPSGTGLGLAIASEIVRTHGGSLTIEDAPRVGARFILSIPRGEMETE; this is encoded by the coding sequence TTGAACCTGAGACGCTTTGCGACAGCAGGAGGCGGCTTCCCCTTCGCGACGCTCCTAGTCGCGCTGACGACGCTTGCGCTGCTGCCGTTTCGGCCACTGCTGACATCGTCGACCGTTATGCTGCTCTATGTCCCGGTGATCATCACGATCGCACGCCTGACAGGCGTGAAGAGCTCGACCTTCTCGGCTGTGTTTGCCTTCCTCCTGCTCGATCTGGTGTTCGTCCCTCCCTACTACCGGCTCACAGTCGCGTCGCTCGCCGAGTGGCTCGGACTCATCGTGTTCTTCTTCGTCGCGCTCATCTCCGGGCAGCAGACCGCGCAGCTTCGCAAGCGTGAACAGCTCGCCGTTCGCCGACAGGAAGAGCTCGCCCTTCTCAACAGCCTCGCGTTCAGGATCGCCTCCGAGAAGGGCGTGGGCGACATCGCCGAATTCATCGTCACTCAAGTTACCGACGTTCTTAAGGCCCGGCGGACCGCCCTATATGTGGAACAGCCCGAAGACCGCTCGCCGCAGTGCCTTGCGCAAGCGGGAGCGTCTGACGAGTCCGAGGGCGAGCGAGAGCTGGTGAGCTGGGTGATGCGCACCAGCAAGGCCATCGGCATGCCGTCCTCTCACAGCGTGCCCTACGATCTGCGTCTCGTATCGGTTGGCGCCGCCGAGGCTGTTCCCGGAGTCACTGCCAGAGGCATCTTCCTTCCTTTGCAGACCTCCGCTAGTCTCGAAGGCGTGCTGTTCGTCGAACCCGCTACCCATGGGGAGCCTCTTCCTTCCGACGACGCACGACTTCTCGCAGCCGTCGCCAATCTTGCCGCCACCTCACTGGAGCGCCAGCGTCTTGAGGCAGAAGCGTCGCACGCCGAGGCTTTGCAAGAGGCCGACCGCCTCAAGTCAACGCTCGTCAGCTCTGTCTCTCACGAGCTCAAGACGCCGCTGGCCGCCGCGACCGCGCGCATCACGGGCCTCATCGATGAAGAAGGTTCGTGCGACTCCGCACGCATGCACGAGGAGCTCACTGCAGTGGCCGAAGACCTCGGGCGCCTCAACGACTCAATCGGCGACCTGCTCGACCTGTCGCGCCTGGAGTCCGACGCTTGGCAGCCGCGCTTTGAAGAGTACGACGTGCACGATATCCTCGGCACGGTGCTCTCGCGTCTGACGACCGCTCAGCGCGATCGGATGCGTTTCGATCTGCCGGATGATGTGCCCACGATCCACGCAGACTTCTCTCAACTTGCACGCGCTCTTTCAAACGTGGTCGAAAACGCACTGGAATACTCGCCCCAGGGCAGTCCCGTCAGCGTTCATTCCCGCCTTGTTGGTGACTGCGTGGAGATCGTCGTCGACGATCTCGGCCCCGGAGTGTCCGATGCCGAGAAGACCCGCGTCTTCGAGAAGTTCTATCGCGGCAAGGCCTCGGCGAGCACCCCGTCGGGCACCGGCCTCGGGCTGGCGATCGCATCCGAAATCGTCCGCACACACGGCGGATCGCTTACGATTGAAGATGCGCCCCGCGTTGGCGCCCGATTTATCCTGTCGATACCGCGCGGCGAGATGGAGACCGAGTGA
- a CDS encoding 2-oxoglutarate oxidoreductase, with protein sequence METIFERPHALSDPQFSYCPGCTHGIIHRLVAETLDELGIEGTTVGIAPVGCSVLAYDFFACDMVQAAHGRAPAVATGLKRVMPDNVVFAYQGDGDLASIGMAETVHAATRGEKITVIFVNNAIYGMTGGQMAPTSLPNQVTQTSPYGRDVNTAGFPIRVCELLSTLDGVALAQRVSVDSPKNVRAAKKAIKKAFEYQIEGVGYTIIEVVSTCPTNWGLSPTDALQWLRDNMLPYYPLGVYKDVKAEGFANIAEAASAKAACLAEGGAR encoded by the coding sequence ATGGAGACCATCTTCGAGCGCCCTCATGCGCTTTCCGACCCGCAGTTCTCATACTGTCCCGGTTGCACGCACGGCATCATACACAGACTCGTTGCCGAGACACTCGACGAACTGGGCATTGAGGGAACCACTGTGGGTATCGCCCCGGTAGGCTGCTCAGTGCTTGCCTACGATTTCTTCGCCTGCGACATGGTCCAAGCTGCGCACGGGCGCGCGCCTGCGGTCGCCACCGGGCTCAAGCGCGTGATGCCGGACAACGTCGTTTTCGCATACCAGGGAGACGGCGACCTCGCCTCGATCGGCATGGCCGAGACCGTGCACGCCGCCACGCGCGGCGAGAAGATCACCGTCATCTTCGTCAACAACGCCATCTACGGCATGACCGGAGGCCAGATGGCCCCCACATCGCTGCCAAACCAGGTGACTCAGACGAGCCCCTACGGCCGCGACGTGAACACCGCGGGCTTCCCGATCCGCGTGTGCGAGCTGCTCTCAACCCTGGACGGCGTAGCGCTCGCGCAGCGAGTGAGCGTGGACTCGCCCAAAAACGTACGTGCCGCCAAGAAGGCCATCAAGAAGGCGTTCGAGTACCAGATCGAGGGCGTGGGCTACACCATCATCGAGGTGGTTTCCACGTGCCCCACAAACTGGGGGCTCTCCCCCACCGACGCCCTGCAGTGGCTGCGGGACAACATGCTTCCGTACTACCCGCTGGGCGTCTACAAGGACGTGAAGGCCGAAGGCTTCGCGAATATCGCCGAAGCCGCATCCGCGAAGGCCGCCTGCCTCGCCGAGGGAGGCGCGCGCTGA
- a CDS encoding AMP-binding protein: MDHILRKYCPRIEFDSYEDFAENFRIVPPENFNFAYDVVDEWARVEPTKRALLWCDDDGNEETFTFNDLMRLSNQAANAFAGLGVKKGSVVMVICRRRWEYWVVATALCKIGAILIPASLQLTKKDIVYRAASAGVEMMVCVADEYVLAQVEAAMPDAPTIKNLVIVAGQREGWHGFNWLLSTSDDEWIRPTGDEATRNEDTMLIYFTSGTTGLAKMVCHNFTHPLGHIITARYWQQVKENALHLSVSDSGWAKFGWGKIYGQWICGATIFGYDMKKFVPTTLMQKVQDYKLTTFCAPPTMYRFMLQEDVSAFDMSSVENWTTAGEPLNPEVTKQWLELTGKRIREGFGQTESVVLVATFPWVEPKPGSMGKPSPLYNMKLIDEDGRVCEDGEEGEICVTGLKDAYPPGLFRGYYRDAEMTEKAVGGNYYNTKDVAWRDSDGYHFFVGRNDDVIKCSGYRIGPFEVESALIEHPAVVECAVTAAPDPVRGLVVKATVVLAKGWEPSDALVKELQNHVKTTTAPYKYPRIVEFVDELPKTLGGKIMRAQIRQESGVKE; encoded by the coding sequence ATGGATCACATACTCAGGAAGTACTGCCCCCGCATCGAGTTCGACTCCTACGAGGACTTCGCCGAGAACTTCCGGATTGTCCCGCCCGAGAACTTCAACTTCGCCTACGACGTGGTGGACGAGTGGGCTCGCGTCGAGCCGACGAAGCGCGCCCTCCTGTGGTGCGACGACGACGGCAACGAGGAGACGTTCACCTTCAACGACCTGATGCGCCTCTCCAACCAGGCCGCCAATGCGTTTGCGGGGCTCGGCGTCAAGAAGGGCTCCGTCGTCATGGTGATCTGTCGCCGCCGCTGGGAGTATTGGGTGGTTGCGACGGCGCTGTGCAAGATCGGCGCGATCCTCATCCCGGCGTCACTCCAGCTCACGAAGAAGGACATCGTCTACCGCGCCGCGAGTGCAGGCGTCGAGATGATGGTCTGCGTGGCCGATGAATACGTGCTCGCCCAGGTCGAGGCTGCGATGCCCGATGCACCGACGATCAAAAATCTGGTCATCGTCGCAGGGCAGCGCGAAGGCTGGCACGGCTTCAACTGGCTCCTATCGACGTCCGACGATGAGTGGATCCGCCCCACGGGCGACGAGGCCACCCGCAACGAAGACACGATGCTCATCTACTTCACCTCCGGAACCACCGGCCTGGCAAAGATGGTGTGCCATAACTTCACCCATCCTCTCGGCCACATCATCACCGCGAGGTACTGGCAACAGGTCAAGGAGAACGCACTGCACCTGAGCGTATCGGACTCCGGATGGGCGAAGTTCGGCTGGGGCAAGATCTACGGGCAGTGGATCTGCGGCGCGACCATCTTCGGCTACGACATGAAGAAGTTCGTGCCTACGACGCTCATGCAGAAGGTGCAAGACTACAAGCTCACGACGTTTTGTGCGCCCCCGACCATGTACCGCTTCATGCTGCAGGAGGATGTCTCGGCGTTCGACATGTCCTCTGTCGAGAACTGGACCACCGCCGGCGAGCCGCTCAACCCCGAGGTCACCAAGCAGTGGCTCGAACTGACCGGCAAGAGGATCCGCGAGGGCTTTGGCCAGACCGAGTCGGTCGTGCTGGTCGCTACATTCCCTTGGGTCGAACCCAAACCGGGCTCTATGGGTAAGCCGTCGCCGCTGTACAACATGAAGCTCATCGACGAGGACGGCCGCGTCTGCGAGGACGGCGAAGAGGGCGAGATCTGCGTCACCGGCCTCAAGGATGCGTATCCGCCAGGACTCTTCAGGGGCTACTACCGCGATGCCGAGATGACCGAGAAGGCCGTGGGCGGCAACTACTACAACACCAAAGACGTCGCCTGGCGCGACTCTGACGGCTACCACTTCTTCGTGGGCCGCAACGACGACGTGATCAAGTGCTCCGGCTACCGCATCGGCCCATTCGAGGTGGAGAGCGCGCTCATTGAGCACCCGGCGGTCGTCGAATGCGCAGTCACCGCAGCGCCTGATCCTGTGCGCGGCCTGGTGGTCAAAGCGACCGTGGTCCTTGCAAAAGGCTGGGAGCCCAGCGACGCACTCGTCAAGGAGCTGCAGAACCATGTGAAGACAACGACGGCGCCGTACAAGTACCCGCGCATCGTGGAGTTCGTGGACGAGCTGCCCAAGACCCTCGGCGGCAAGATCATGCGCGCGCAGATCAGGCAGGAGAGTGGGGTAAAGGAGTAA
- a CDS encoding 2-oxoacid:ferredoxin oxidoreductase subunit gamma: protein MGKPLNLLLAGFGGQGVLFTGKLIAYAGLIEGRELSWLPSYGPEMRGGTANCSVCLSDEPIGSPLVLEPDVLIAMNQPSLDKFFADVVPGGLVIVDSTMIATVPERDDVTVIRVPATQLAEDSGLKGLANVILAGRLFNEIGFCGRDTLDGALVKCIPARKAEMLELNRKALEIGMKS, encoded by the coding sequence ATGGGTAAGCCTCTCAACCTGCTGCTTGCCGGCTTTGGCGGCCAGGGCGTGCTGTTCACCGGCAAGCTCATCGCGTACGCCGGGCTCATCGAGGGTCGCGAGCTCTCGTGGTTGCCGTCGTACGGCCCCGAGATGCGCGGCGGCACCGCCAACTGCAGCGTATGTCTCTCCGACGAACCCATCGGCTCGCCGCTCGTGCTCGAACCGGACGTGCTCATCGCGATGAACCAGCCGTCACTCGACAAGTTCTTCGCCGACGTCGTGCCCGGCGGCCTCGTAATCGTCGACAGCACGATGATCGCCACCGTCCCCGAGCGCGACGATGTGACGGTCATCCGAGTCCCCGCCACGCAGCTTGCCGAGGACTCGGGACTCAAGGGCCTTGCAAACGTCATCCTCGCCGGCAGGCTGTTCAATGAGATCGGCTTCTGCGGTCGCGACACGCTCGATGGCGCCCTGGTCAAGTGCATTCCCGCACGAAAAGCCGAGATGCTCGAGTTAAACCGCAAGGCACTTGAGATTGGCATGAAGAGCTAG
- a CDS encoding ParA family protein: MPDIKRFTIVTGHYGCGKTNLSINLALDLAKEHGEVTLVDLDIVNPYFRSSDYAQMLAEQGVRVISPTFAGTTLETPSLSAAVYSAFESAGAVIFDVGGDDAGATTLGRFSREIAAIDFCMLYVVNRYRNLIATPAEAADLLAEIEAASHLQATAVVNNSHLRDETTAATVLDSIGYARETAGLLGLPLAFTTVPKRLAHEFSEVPGAATYIENAYPVGVYVRTPWESDPGVDEEVM; the protein is encoded by the coding sequence ATCCCCGACATCAAGCGGTTCACGATAGTGACCGGCCATTACGGGTGCGGGAAGACCAACCTGTCGATCAACCTTGCGCTCGATCTGGCGAAGGAGCACGGCGAGGTCACCCTCGTGGACCTCGACATCGTGAACCCGTACTTCCGCTCCTCGGACTACGCGCAGATGCTCGCCGAGCAAGGCGTGCGCGTGATCTCGCCGACGTTCGCGGGGACCACGCTTGAGACGCCATCGCTGTCGGCAGCGGTCTACTCGGCGTTCGAGAGTGCGGGGGCGGTGATCTTCGATGTCGGAGGCGACGACGCGGGAGCAACGACGCTGGGCCGCTTCTCGCGCGAGATCGCGGCAATCGACTTTTGTATGCTCTACGTGGTCAACCGCTACCGCAACCTCATCGCCACGCCCGCCGAGGCGGCCGATCTGCTGGCGGAGATCGAAGCCGCGTCGCACCTGCAGGCAACCGCGGTCGTCAACAACTCGCATCTGCGGGACGAGACCACTGCAGCGACGGTGCTCGACTCCATCGGGTATGCGCGCGAAACGGCCGGGCTTCTCGGCCTGCCGCTCGCTTTCACCACGGTACCGAAGCGGCTGGCCCACGAGTTCTCGGAAGTGCCGGGCGCCGCGACATATATAGAGAACGCGTATCCTGTTGGAGTTTACGTTCGCACCCCCTGGGAGAGCGATCCCGGGGTGGACGAGGAGGTCATGTAG
- a CDS encoding 3-methyl-2-oxobutanoate dehydrogenase subunit VorB: MSDKVLMKGNEALAESAIRAGCRFFFGYPITPQTELAAYMAKRMPKENGTYLQAESEIAAINMVYGASAAGARAMTSSSSPGISLKAEGISYLAGADLPSVIINVQRGGPGLGGIQPSQSDYWQATRATGHGDFHVIVLAPSTVQEMADYVYDAFDLADKYRTPVMVLADGMLGQMMEPLVLPERKTSLPEKPWAATGHRHQRAHNVVNSLHLQPEDLEVTNIERFERYEVIKATEQRAETYLTEDADIVLVAFGACARIARSAVSKARAEGIKAGLIRPITLWPFPVDTIERCVDTARAFLTVEMNMGQMVDDVRLAVNGRKPVEFFGRAGGIIPTPLETLARVEALAEKVGAAAPENVGGAN, translated from the coding sequence GTGTCCGATAAAGTACTCATGAAGGGTAACGAGGCGCTGGCCGAGTCCGCCATCCGTGCGGGCTGCCGCTTCTTCTTCGGCTACCCGATCACCCCGCAGACCGAGCTCGCCGCCTACATGGCCAAGCGCATGCCCAAGGAGAACGGCACCTATCTGCAGGCCGAGAGCGAGATCGCCGCGATCAACATGGTGTATGGCGCTTCGGCCGCCGGGGCACGCGCCATGACGTCGTCAAGCTCGCCGGGCATCTCGCTCAAAGCCGAGGGTATCTCGTACCTGGCCGGCGCCGACCTGCCCAGCGTCATCATCAACGTGCAGCGCGGCGGCCCGGGCCTGGGCGGCATCCAGCCGTCGCAGTCCGACTACTGGCAGGCCACACGCGCGACCGGCCACGGCGACTTCCATGTCATCGTGCTGGCGCCGTCGACGGTGCAGGAGATGGCCGACTACGTCTACGACGCCTTCGATCTGGCCGACAAGTACCGCACACCCGTCATGGTGCTCGCCGACGGCATGCTCGGCCAGATGATGGAGCCGCTGGTCCTGCCCGAGCGCAAGACCTCGCTTCCCGAGAAGCCTTGGGCCGCAACCGGCCACCGCCACCAACGCGCCCACAACGTCGTGAACTCGCTCCACCTGCAGCCGGAGGACCTCGAGGTCACCAACATCGAGCGCTTCGAGCGCTACGAGGTCATCAAGGCGACCGAGCAGCGCGCCGAGACCTACCTGACCGAGGACGCCGACATCGTGCTGGTCGCCTTCGGCGCCTGCGCGCGCATCGCCCGCAGCGCCGTGAGCAAGGCGCGCGCGGAAGGGATCAAGGCCGGCCTCATCCGCCCGATCACGCTGTGGCCGTTCCCGGTCGACACAATTGAGCGTTGCGTGGACACCGCTAGAGCGTTCCTCACTGTGGAGATGAACATGGGCCAGATGGTCGACGACGTGCGCCTCGCCGTGAACGGGCGCAAGCCGGTCGAGTTCTTCGGGCGCGCCGGCGGCATCATTCCCACGCCGCTTGAAACGCTCGCTCGCGTCGAAGCTCTCGCCGAGAAGGTCGGCGCGGCCGCTCCAGAGAATGTGGGAGGTGCCAACTGA
- a CDS encoding XRE family transcriptional regulator, whose translation MTTEFTEIGLRIKGLREACDITREELAGELGVSAETYASYEETGADVPISAIYHIANRFGVDLTEILTGTRAKLDTYQVVEAGGGRTVDRYPGYHYEDLAWRFNHKIMQPLLVTLDPTDEPAEPVTHSGQEFNLVLAGSIVLTFDDKELVLNAGDSIYFNPTHPHGQKCNGNVPAMFVTIIAE comes from the coding sequence ATGACCACCGAGTTCACGGAGATTGGCCTGCGCATCAAGGGCCTGCGTGAGGCGTGCGACATCACCCGCGAGGAGCTCGCCGGAGAGCTGGGCGTCTCGGCCGAGACCTACGCCTCCTATGAGGAGACCGGCGCCGACGTGCCTATCTCGGCGATCTACCACATTGCGAACAGGTTCGGGGTGGACCTGACCGAGATTCTCACCGGCACCCGCGCCAAGCTCGACACCTACCAGGTGGTCGAGGCCGGCGGCGGGCGCACCGTCGACCGCTACCCCGGCTACCACTACGAGGACCTCGCCTGGCGGTTCAACCACAAGATCATGCAGCCGCTGTTGGTCACCCTCGACCCGACCGACGAGCCCGCCGAGCCGGTCACGCACAGCGGCCAAGAGTTCAATCTCGTGCTCGCGGGATCGATCGTATTGACCTTCGATGACAAGGAACTGGTGCTCAACGCCGGCGACAGTATCTACTTCAACCCGACCCACCCGCACGGCCAGAAGTGCAACGGCAACGTGCCCGCCATGTTTGTCACGATCATCGCCGAGTAG
- a CDS encoding response regulator transcription factor, which translates to MTLEGAPQRSQRVLVIDDEVQIRRALKSVLQVRNYEVDLAETAEEGLELTATRTPDIIILDLTLPGMSGLEACRRLREWYRGPILILSVRNGDDDKIAALDLGADDYLTKPFSTGELLARVRALLRRVQGQDASTTEIRSGDLVIDLAKRTVSVRNEPIHLTRIEFDILALLARNAGRVVTSHMLLGTVWGPEYVGDTQTLRVHVSHLRRKIEAPGDVSRHILTEPGVGFRFTEPE; encoded by the coding sequence GTGACCCTCGAAGGCGCACCGCAGCGCTCACAGCGCGTCCTCGTCATCGATGACGAGGTGCAGATCCGTCGCGCCCTCAAGTCCGTTCTGCAGGTGCGCAACTACGAGGTCGATCTCGCCGAGACCGCCGAGGAAGGTCTGGAGCTCACAGCCACGCGCACACCGGACATCATCATCCTGGATCTGACGCTGCCGGGGATGAGCGGCCTTGAGGCGTGCCGCCGACTGCGCGAGTGGTACCGCGGCCCGATCCTGATCCTGTCTGTTCGCAACGGCGATGACGACAAGATCGCCGCGCTGGACCTTGGCGCCGACGACTACCTCACCAAGCCGTTCTCAACCGGCGAGTTGCTCGCACGTGTCAGAGCACTTCTGCGTCGTGTTCAGGGGCAGGACGCTTCAACCACTGAGATACGATCCGGCGATCTTGTAATCGATCTTGCCAAGCGTACCGTGAGTGTCAGAAACGAGCCCATTCACCTCACGCGAATTGAGTTCGACATTCTTGCCCTTCTCGCCCGCAACGCGGGACGTGTTGTCACTTCGCACATGCTGCTCGGCACCGTATGGGGACCCGAGTATGTGGGCGACACACAGACCCTACGCGTTCATGTATCGCACCTGCGACGCAAGATCGAGGCTCCTGGCGACGTCTCACGCCATATCCTCACCGAGCCCGGAGTGGGTTTCCGCTTCACTGAGCCCGAGTAG